A region from the Halosolutus gelatinilyticus genome encodes:
- a CDS encoding SRPBCC family protein: MPSYERETRIDAPLENVWAFHSRVEGLETLTPAWMGLRVESVVGPDGEPNPDRLEAGSEIDLSIRPFGVGPRRRWTSIITERERDDGTAYFRDEMVRGPFDRWVHTHAFYADGDRTVLHDHVDYELPLSGTLGGVSSAAAPISQAGFEAVFRRRHRTTKAELE, translated from the coding sequence ATGCCGTCGTACGAACGCGAGACGCGGATCGACGCGCCACTCGAGAACGTGTGGGCGTTTCACTCGCGCGTCGAGGGGCTCGAGACCCTCACGCCGGCGTGGATGGGGCTGCGCGTCGAGTCCGTCGTCGGCCCGGACGGCGAACCGAACCCCGATCGACTGGAGGCCGGTTCGGAGATCGATCTCTCGATCCGACCGTTCGGCGTCGGTCCGCGCCGGCGGTGGACGTCGATCATCACGGAGCGCGAGCGCGACGACGGAACGGCCTACTTCCGCGACGAGATGGTTCGCGGACCGTTCGATCGGTGGGTCCACACCCACGCGTTCTACGCCGACGGGGACCGGACGGTGCTTCACGATCACGTCGACTACGAACTCCCGCTCAGCGGGACGCTCGGCGGCGTCTCGAGCGCCGCCGCGCCGATTTCGCAGGCCGGGTTCGAGGCGGTGTTCCGCCGGCGCCATCGAACGACGAAAGCCGAACTCGAGTGA
- a CDS encoding nitrous oxide reductase accessory protein NosL, with the protein MTGFEGRPFTRRRLLGSAGAGATIAAAGCLGRFGDDGSGSADSAEDGDGRGEGDEHQYATDVEHPGGEPLEFSGDYNCPVCNMTPADYPRWQCQLAHENGQGALFDTPGCMFAYYAAPPIDSPIDGAWVTDFGSGDLVDGTDASYVLVTDSEAVPNETMGLNPRPFASYDDAVAYLDEWEAEELTEDDIVGLADVDREVAAIYRGNRLPDE; encoded by the coding sequence ATGACTGGGTTCGAGGGGCGCCCGTTCACGCGGCGTCGACTGCTGGGGAGCGCGGGAGCCGGCGCGACGATCGCCGCCGCGGGGTGTCTGGGCAGATTCGGCGACGACGGTAGCGGGTCCGCCGACTCCGCCGAGGACGGCGACGGCCGCGGCGAAGGTGACGAACACCAGTACGCGACGGACGTCGAACATCCTGGCGGCGAACCACTCGAGTTCTCCGGCGATTACAACTGCCCGGTCTGCAACATGACGCCCGCCGACTACCCGCGGTGGCAGTGCCAGCTCGCCCACGAGAACGGCCAGGGCGCCCTCTTCGACACGCCCGGCTGCATGTTCGCCTACTACGCCGCCCCGCCGATCGACTCGCCGATCGACGGCGCGTGGGTGACGGACTTCGGGTCGGGCGACCTCGTGGACGGAACGGACGCCTCCTACGTGCTCGTCACCGATTCGGAAGCCGTCCCGAACGAGACTATGGGGCTCAACCCGCGACCGTTCGCGTCGTACGACGACGCCGTCGCGTACCTCGACGAGTGGGAGGCCGAGGAGTTGACCGAGGACGACATCGTCGGCCTGGCCGACGTCGACCGGGAGGTCGCCGCGATCTACCGCGGGAACCGGCTTCCGGACGAGTGA
- a CDS encoding 2-oxoacid:acceptor oxidoreductase subunit alpha codes for MSDDELIWRIAGGSGDGIDSTSQNFAKALMRSGLHVFTHRHYPSRIRGGHTYVEIRAAGHEVQSRGDGYNFLLALGDSFARNPQEEAYYGNEEIKPLSENLDDLREGGVIVYDEGLLSEEDVAELDLEKRAKENGWHVYPVDLRSLAKEHGREVMRNTAGVGVTAGLLEMDLEHIEDLMEDAMSGDVLEANLEILHEAYEMVGDEIEVEHDLRIPTGEHETEQALLSGSNAIAYGAIDGGCRFIAGYPMTPWTDVFTILSQNFPDMGGVSEQVEDEIAAAALAVGASHAGAKAMSGSSGGGFALMSEPLGLAEMTETPIVLVESMRAGPSTGMPTKPEQGDLEFVLYTSQGDSSRVVFAPGNIEEAYEQTRLAFHIAWEYQIPTILIYDQKLSGENTNVDVEFFDREPEPDLGSTLTEEELREAAHDASGKFHRFEYEPDNDKHVSPRSLPGQKGGRYLATGNEHSPVGHISEDPDNRVYQMDRRIGKLEAIREELDEEHESNQTYFGDETAEYGIITWGSSQGAVVEAVSRLNESGHSVKGLSVSDMMPFPEAEVEEFLESVDEAMVVEMNATAQFRGLIQKELGRFGDRMTSLLKYNGNPFEPAEVVEGYEVNIADEDREPTAQVRIEPAAGD; via the coding sequence ATGAGCGACGACGAACTCATCTGGCGAATCGCAGGCGGTTCCGGCGACGGAATCGACTCGACGAGCCAGAATTTCGCAAAGGCGCTGATGCGCTCGGGGCTCCACGTATTTACACACCGCCACTATCCATCGCGAATCCGCGGCGGTCACACGTACGTCGAGATCCGAGCGGCAGGCCACGAGGTACAGTCACGGGGTGACGGCTACAACTTCCTGCTCGCGCTCGGCGACTCGTTCGCCCGGAACCCCCAGGAGGAAGCGTATTACGGCAACGAAGAGATCAAGCCGCTGTCGGAGAACCTGGACGATCTTCGCGAGGGGGGCGTCATCGTCTACGACGAGGGGCTCCTCAGCGAGGAGGACGTCGCGGAACTCGATCTCGAGAAACGCGCCAAGGAGAACGGCTGGCACGTCTATCCGGTCGACCTTCGCAGCCTCGCAAAGGAACACGGCCGCGAGGTCATGCGAAACACCGCCGGCGTCGGCGTGACGGCGGGGCTGCTCGAGATGGATCTCGAGCACATCGAGGACCTAATGGAGGACGCGATGTCCGGGGACGTCCTCGAGGCGAACCTCGAGATCCTCCACGAAGCCTACGAGATGGTCGGCGACGAGATCGAGGTCGAACACGACCTCCGCATCCCGACGGGCGAACACGAGACCGAGCAGGCGCTGCTGTCCGGTTCGAACGCGATCGCCTACGGCGCGATCGACGGCGGCTGTCGCTTCATCGCCGGCTACCCGATGACGCCGTGGACGGACGTGTTCACCATCCTCAGCCAGAACTTCCCCGACATGGGCGGCGTCTCCGAACAGGTCGAAGACGAGATCGCCGCGGCCGCGCTGGCCGTCGGCGCGAGCCACGCCGGCGCGAAGGCCATGTCCGGCTCCTCCGGCGGCGGCTTCGCGCTGATGAGCGAACCGCTCGGTCTCGCCGAGATGACCGAGACGCCGATCGTGCTCGTCGAGTCGATGCGCGCCGGTCCCTCGACCGGGATGCCGACGAAACCCGAGCAGGGCGACCTCGAGTTCGTCCTCTATACGAGCCAGGGCGACTCCTCGCGGGTCGTCTTCGCGCCGGGGAACATCGAGGAGGCCTACGAGCAAACCCGACTCGCGTTCCACATCGCCTGGGAGTACCAGATCCCGACGATCCTCATCTACGACCAGAAGCTCTCCGGCGAGAACACGAACGTCGACGTCGAGTTCTTCGACCGTGAGCCCGAACCCGACCTGGGATCGACGCTCACCGAGGAGGAACTCCGGGAGGCCGCCCACGACGCTTCCGGGAAGTTCCACCGCTTCGAGTACGAACCCGACAACGACAAACACGTCAGCCCGCGATCGCTGCCGGGCCAGAAGGGCGGACGCTACCTCGCGACGGGTAACGAGCACAGCCCCGTTGGACACATCAGCGAGGACCCGGACAACCGCGTCTACCAGATGGACCGCCGGATCGGGAAACTCGAGGCGATCCGCGAGGAACTCGACGAGGAACACGAGTCGAACCAGACCTACTTCGGCGACGAGACGGCCGAGTACGGCATCATCACCTGGGGCTCCTCCCAGGGTGCCGTCGTCGAAGCCGTTTCCCGCCTGAACGAGAGCGGCCACTCGGTCAAGGGACTGAGCGTCTCCGACATGATGCCGTTCCCCGAAGCCGAAGTCGAGGAGTTCCTCGAGAGCGTCGACGAGGCGATGGTCGTCGAGATGAACGCGACGGCGCAGTTCCGCGGTCTCATCCAGAAGGAACTCGGTCGCTTCGGCGACAGGATGACCAGCCTGCTCAAGTACAACGGGAACCCATTCGAACCTGCGGAGGTCGTCGAGGGGTACGAGGTCAACATCGCGGACGAGGACCGCGAACCGACCGCACAGGTACGCATCGAACCCGCAGCAGGTGATTAA
- the aroC gene encoding chorismate synthase encodes MNGNRFGRLFQVTTFGESHGEAMGCTVSGCPAGLELSEEDIQADLDRRKPGQSMITTSRGEPDAVSIKSGVQDGYTTGTPIGMVIQNKDARSGKYEPFITAPRPSHGDFTYSAKFGTRNWGGGGRSSARETVNWVAAGAIAKKLLSLEGVELKAHVNQIGDVEAPDVSFEELFEHSEENDVRCAHPETAAEMQELIEDYQEEGDSIGGSIYFEARGVPVGLGAPRFDSLSARLGQAMMAIPATTAFEFGLGAEAAEWTGYERNDDWEFDDEGNPVPVENDHGGIQGGISSGEPIYGEVTLHAPTSIPKTQQTADWETGEIKEEKVIGRHDPVLPPRGVPVVEAMLALTLVDFMLLSGRMNPDRVDDRPGEYDTDYHPSNPHNE; translated from the coding sequence ATGAACGGCAATCGCTTCGGTCGTCTCTTTCAGGTGACCACCTTCGGTGAGAGCCACGGAGAGGCGATGGGCTGTACCGTCTCCGGCTGTCCGGCCGGCCTTGAACTGTCCGAAGAGGACATCCAAGCGGACCTCGATCGACGCAAACCCGGCCAGTCGATGATCACGACCAGCCGCGGCGAACCCGACGCCGTCTCGATCAAATCGGGCGTCCAGGACGGCTACACGACGGGGACGCCGATCGGCATGGTCATCCAGAACAAGGACGCCCGATCCGGCAAGTACGAACCGTTCATCACTGCACCCCGGCCCTCTCATGGCGACTTTACCTACTCCGCGAAGTTCGGCACGCGCAACTGGGGCGGCGGCGGCCGCTCCTCGGCCAGGGAGACGGTCAACTGGGTCGCGGCGGGCGCGATCGCGAAGAAGCTGCTCTCACTCGAGGGAGTCGAACTCAAGGCGCACGTCAACCAGATCGGCGACGTCGAGGCGCCCGACGTGAGCTTCGAAGAGCTGTTCGAGCACAGCGAGGAGAACGACGTTCGCTGCGCCCACCCGGAGACCGCCGCGGAGATGCAAGAGCTGATCGAGGACTACCAGGAGGAGGGCGACTCGATCGGCGGCAGCATCTACTTCGAGGCCCGGGGCGTCCCCGTCGGCCTTGGCGCGCCGCGCTTCGACTCGCTGTCGGCGCGACTCGGTCAGGCCATGATGGCGATTCCGGCGACGACGGCCTTCGAGTTCGGCCTCGGCGCGGAGGCCGCCGAGTGGACCGGCTACGAGCGAAACGACGACTGGGAGTTCGACGACGAGGGTAATCCGGTGCCCGTCGAGAACGACCACGGCGGCATCCAGGGCGGCATTTCGAGCGGCGAACCGATCTACGGCGAGGTGACGCTGCACGCGCCCACGTCGATCCCGAAGACCCAGCAGACCGCCGACTGGGAGACCGGCGAGATCAAAGAGGAGAAGGTGATCGGCCGCCACGACCCCGTCCTCCCGCCCCGAGGCGTCCCCGTCGTCGAGGCCATGCTCGCGCTGACGCTGGTCGACTTCATGCTCCTGTCCGGCCGGATGAACCCCGATCGGGTCGACGATCGGCCCGGCGAGTACGATACGGACTACCACCCGAGCAACCCGCACAACGAGTAG
- a CDS encoding M48 family metalloprotease, translated as MNWTSDRRLQGRMVLALALTLLGYAALFGVVVTVFSDRIAVGFGAVLLIALAVSVTQADRIAYLATKAIAIDRDQHPELHDAVERLARQADLPVPPIAVIPSDEANALSAGTGDRTVVCVTTGLLKALSEDELEAVLAHELAHLKNADSSVMTVAGFPMAVSAMVLSLAGRSISAASFVFGWPLVIGIYLLFVGLPIYLVSLPGIAVLSRYREFAADRGAVAITGDPYALASALATLHGSAPPETDLRRVAGFNAFCIVPSSAIVPPRATHPPTHERIRRLRELHR; from the coding sequence ATGAACTGGACGTCCGATCGCCGCCTCCAGGGACGAATGGTCCTCGCGCTCGCCCTGACACTCCTCGGCTACGCCGCCCTTTTCGGCGTCGTCGTAACGGTGTTCTCCGATCGGATCGCCGTCGGCTTCGGCGCGGTCTTGCTCATCGCGCTGGCCGTGAGCGTCACGCAGGCCGATCGCATCGCGTACCTGGCGACGAAAGCGATCGCGATCGACCGCGACCAGCACCCGGAACTCCACGATGCGGTGGAGCGACTGGCACGGCAGGCCGACCTGCCGGTCCCGCCGATCGCCGTGATTCCGAGCGACGAAGCGAACGCCCTCTCGGCGGGAACGGGCGATCGGACGGTCGTCTGCGTGACGACCGGCCTCCTGAAGGCGCTCTCCGAGGACGAACTGGAGGCGGTGCTCGCGCACGAACTGGCCCACCTCAAAAACGCCGACTCGTCGGTCATGACGGTCGCCGGGTTCCCGATGGCCGTCTCCGCGATGGTACTCTCGCTGGCCGGCAGGTCCATTTCGGCCGCGTCGTTCGTCTTCGGCTGGCCGCTGGTGATCGGGATCTACCTGCTGTTCGTGGGGCTCCCGATCTACCTCGTGAGTCTCCCCGGCATCGCCGTGCTCTCCCGGTACCGCGAGTTCGCCGCCGACAGGGGCGCGGTCGCGATCACCGGCGATCCGTACGCTCTCGCCAGCGCGCTCGCGACCCTCCACGGATCGGCCCCGCCGGAGACCGACCTCCGACGCGTCGCGGGATTCAACGCCTTCTGTATCGTTCCGAGTTCGGCGATCGTCCCGCCGCGGGCCACCCACCCGCCGACGCACGAACGTATCAGGCGACTCCGCGAACTCCACCGATAG
- the lrpA1 gene encoding HTH-type transcriptional regulator LrpA1, which translates to MSTQSTEDRILEVLEEDAQASYAEIADRAEVSKPTVRKYINQLEDEGVIVGYSADIDPKKLSSKTIALVGIDVASERYVEATKALKELAEIEALYSSSGDHMLMAEVRAADGDEVGEIISDKLLEIAGVTAAHPSFLQERLK; encoded by the coding sequence ATGAGTACCCAGTCGACGGAAGATCGCATCCTCGAAGTTCTCGAGGAGGATGCCCAGGCCTCCTACGCCGAGATCGCCGATCGGGCCGAGGTCTCGAAACCGACGGTCAGAAAGTACATCAACCAGCTCGAAGACGAGGGCGTCATCGTCGGCTACTCGGCCGACATCGACCCGAAGAAGCTCTCGAGCAAGACGATCGCCCTGGTCGGGATCGACGTCGCGAGCGAACGCTACGTCGAAGCGACGAAGGCGCTCAAGGAACTCGCGGAGATCGAAGCCCTCTACAGTTCCAGCGGCGACCACATGCTGATGGCCGAGGTCCGCGCCGCGGACGGCGACGAAGTCGGCGAGATCATTTCCGACAAACTGCTCGAGATAGCGGGCGTCACCGCCGCCCACCCCTCGTTCCTGCAGGAGCGCCTAAAGTAG
- a CDS encoding thiamine pyrophosphate-dependent enzyme: MSAFNAIGEEREIDRDEYTPGVEPQPTWCPGCGDFGVLKALKQALPEVGKTPEEVLTVTGIGCSGKLNSYLDTYGFHTIHGRSLPVARAAKLANPELEVVAAGGDGDGYGIGGNHWIHTARENHDITYIVFNNEIFGLTKGQTSPTSPKGHKSKTQPSGSAKTPLRPLSMSLNAGASYVARTAAVNPNQAKEIIKEAIEHDGFAHIDFLTQCPTWNKDARQYVPYVDVQESDDYDFDVTDRREAAEMMYETESALYDGTVLTGRYYVDEDRPSYQEEKSAVGELPDQPLAERYFDDDAEWERSYDLLDRHK, from the coding sequence ATGAGTGCATTCAACGCAATCGGTGAAGAACGAGAGATCGACCGGGACGAGTACACGCCCGGTGTCGAACCGCAGCCGACCTGGTGTCCGGGCTGTGGTGACTTCGGCGTTCTGAAGGCGCTGAAGCAGGCCCTCCCGGAAGTCGGCAAGACGCCCGAGGAAGTCCTGACGGTCACCGGGATCGGCTGTTCCGGCAAGCTGAACAGCTACCTGGACACCTACGGGTTCCACACGATCCACGGCCGCTCGCTGCCCGTGGCTCGCGCCGCCAAACTCGCCAACCCCGAACTCGAGGTCGTCGCCGCCGGCGGCGACGGCGACGGCTACGGCATCGGCGGCAACCACTGGATCCACACGGCCCGCGAGAACCACGACATCACCTACATCGTCTTCAACAACGAGATCTTCGGCCTGACGAAGGGCCAGACCTCGCCCACCAGTCCGAAGGGCCACAAGTCGAAGACCCAGCCGTCGGGCAGCGCGAAGACGCCGCTGCGACCGCTGTCGATGTCGCTGAACGCCGGCGCGAGCTACGTCGCTCGCACCGCCGCCGTGAACCCCAACCAGGCCAAGGAGATCATCAAGGAAGCGATCGAGCACGACGGCTTCGCGCACATCGACTTCCTCACGCAGTGTCCGACCTGGAACAAGGACGCCCGCCAGTACGTCCCGTACGTCGACGTCCAGGAGTCCGACGACTACGACTTCGACGTCACCGATCGCCGCGAGGCGGCCGAGATGATGTACGAGACCGAAAGCGCCCTCTACGACGGCACCGTCCTCACCGGACGCTACTACGTCGATGAAGACCGACCGTCCTACCAGGAGGAGAAATCCGCCGTCGGCGAACTGCCCGACCAGCCGCTGGCCGAGCGGTACTTCGACGACGACGCCGAGTGGGAGCGCAGCTACGACCTGCTCGATCGGCACAAGTAA
- a CDS encoding OsmC family protein, with protein sequence MCYIVRTPKRRAGTASGTLRSWAVDEGDSVERGETIARVEFESSADEAEPSGTAVEARDRGVLRRMYFDAGAAAPPGTPIGIVGPADADVAELEAEAAAELAEIVAEATAIPETGAEAGESTTDAVDTEMPARTLTAHNPEGVAGTIEAGSFRWRFDEPEAAGGSELGPTPVDVFLGGFAACLSLSVRFQANKREASVGAIDVTADAEPERGSVDRLAVTVELETDADAETVERIVDLGERGCHVSQLLREDLPLEVNWERT encoded by the coding sequence ATGTGCTACATTGTCAGGACGCCGAAACGAAGGGCGGGAACAGCGTCCGGAACACTCCGCTCGTGGGCCGTCGACGAGGGGGATTCGGTCGAACGGGGCGAGACGATCGCACGGGTCGAATTCGAATCGAGCGCCGACGAAGCCGAACCGAGCGGAACCGCGGTCGAAGCCCGCGATCGCGGCGTCCTCCGACGGATGTATTTCGACGCCGGCGCGGCGGCACCGCCGGGAACGCCGATCGGGATCGTCGGGCCGGCGGACGCGGACGTCGCCGAACTGGAAGCCGAAGCGGCGGCCGAACTGGCCGAAATCGTCGCGGAGGCGACGGCGATCCCCGAAACCGGAGCCGAAGCCGGCGAGTCGACGACCGACGCCGTCGACACGGAGATGCCCGCCCGGACGCTCACCGCGCACAATCCCGAGGGGGTGGCGGGGACGATCGAGGCCGGTTCGTTCCGGTGGCGGTTCGACGAACCCGAGGCGGCCGGCGGCTCGGAGCTGGGACCGACGCCCGTCGACGTCTTCCTCGGCGGGTTCGCCGCCTGTCTGTCCCTGAGCGTGCGCTTCCAGGCGAACAAACGCGAGGCGTCGGTCGGGGCGATCGACGTGACGGCCGACGCCGAGCCCGAACGCGGCTCCGTCGATCGACTCGCGGTGACGGTCGAACTCGAGACCGACGCCGACGCCGAGACGGTCGAACGCATCGTCGACCTCGGCGAGCGGGGCTGTCACGTCTCGCAGTTGCTCCGGGAGGATCTGCCGCTCGAAGTGAACTGGGAACGGACCTGA